GTCGCCGGCCGGCCAGCAGTCCGACGGGGCCGTTCGCCGTACGAGCCAAGATCTTGCCGATCACCTGAACCGCCCAGGGGCCGACGATTCGTACGGCGAGCGCAGCCATTCCGACCCCGATCACGATCGGCAGCAGGGCTCCCCCGGTGCCGACGATGCCCAGCATCACGGGGCCGATCACCAGCAGGCCGAGGCGCAGCGCGCTGGTTGCCTTGCGCGTCTGCCCGCGAACGACGCCGAGCGGCGTGATGCTGACCCGGCCCAGACCGATGAGCGCGCTGATCACCGAGAGAAGCGGTACTGCGGCCAGTACGACAAGGACGACCCACCAGCTCGCGGTCAGATCGTGCAGGTACCACTGACCTCCGCCGATCGGGATCCGGGCGATCAGCGGACTCAGCACGGTGTACCCGATCAAACCGGCGACTGCACCGGCGAACCCGATCACGGCCTGCTCGACAGCACTCAGCCGGAGTACTTGGCTTCTGGTCGCGCCGGCCAGGCGAAGAGCCGCGAGCCTGCGTTCGCGGCGCTTGGCTGCCACCCCGGCGGCTTGGCCGACGAGGCTGAGCAGTGGAAAGAGGACGAGCGCGACGCCGAAGGCGACGAGTGCGAGCAGAATCGCGATCCGCTCCGGGAAGGCCGAGCCGTGCCAGCTCGCCAGGTACTTCGGGTGGTACTTCTCGCCCAAGCCCGGCAGGTCCGGGGTGGCTCCCCGGACGATCACCAGCTCGTCCTTGGAGGACAACCCGTCCGCCGAGATCACGCCGGTCGGCTTGGCGATACCGAACCGCTTGCTCAGATCGTTGCCGGCACCACCCGACCACAGCTTGGCGACAGCCTGCGAGACGAAGACCTCGCCCGGTTTCGGAGCATGCGGCAGACCCGGTGGAGGCGCGAGCCGGGCGTTGCGCTGCTCGTCGGTGACGGCGAGGTCGTACCGCAGTACGGGCTTGCCCGCGACCATGTCCTTCACCTCGTGGGTCACGCCGACCGCCGTCTTCGCGTCCGCGTCGTCCGTCGTGCGCCAGCCGATCCGGTCGGCCCTGTGGGTGAGGCCGAGCGTTCCGGCGATCAGGAAGGTGAGCAGCAGGGCGACCACCGCGGTCGCTCCCAGCGC
The Kribbella voronezhensis DNA segment above includes these coding regions:
- a CDS encoding FtsX-like permease family protein → MNPMTDLGLRFVRRPGPGGRAANLAALGATAVVALLLTFLIAGTLGLTHRADRIGWRTTDDADAKTAVGVTHEVKDMVAGKPVLRYDLAVTDEQRNARLAPPPGLPHAPKPGEVFVSQAVAKLWSGGAGNDLSKRFGIAKPTGVISADGLSSKDELVIVRGATPDLPGLGEKYHPKYLASWHGSAFPERIAILLALVAFGVALVLFPLLSLVGQAAGVAAKRRERRLAALRLAGATRSQVLRLSAVEQAVIGFAGAVAGLIGYTVLSPLIARIPIGGGQWYLHDLTASWWVVLVVLAAVPLLSVISALIGLGRVSITPLGVVRGQTRKATSALRLGLLVIGPVMLGIVGTGGALLPIVIGVGMAALAVRIVGPWAVQVIGKILARTANGPVGLLAGRRLVDDPKGAFRPVAALVLSGFVTGFLALFMPYGISGDGTDTAFKLYPDQGRTVAVVKDARTKLDAAGIKGQVTSQDQAVTIVVPGAADREKVRTVLYSVVPDVVPLTDSEKDEHEAGMLLDMRLGVALLLGLVFITGAASTAAGAVGTALDQAGPAKALRRSGVPLKVIERSARLAAVVPVVGVGLPVVGFGAFCGLVFSGGHPLTQGNSGLLLLVGQVVVGVVLVAVAGAAGAPVLRKASVG